The following are from one region of the Psychrilyobacter piezotolerans genome:
- a CDS encoding UvrD-helicase domain-containing protein: MNKEQEKIAYTKPNGHMLIKGIAGSGKTTVGICRISYLLNNYCHDKDDNILFITFNKTLVNYVSYFYNKVDNITQYNMHSLFGFPKERVKITTVDSLMYGYFLEYQKKSKADLKLNPTNHKKHGILNELIEKLKKKYNEVTIFEDGNTAFLLEEINWIKACNYIDEAEYQEASRIGSLKLGVTTQKLPKNSIVRKAIFELMELYTENLLRENTIDYNDMRLIALEELENKTKKKYTHILIDECQDLSKVQLEFIRGLYENKSHSSFTFLFDSAQSIYSHSWLGMGGERTFASIGFNMIGKSKTLSKNFRTTTQISKAAYSLLNKNEMITGNSDYVKPYLIDRYGNYPIFKEFLSEGEQAAYVKKLLDGRLSKTLKSDIAIIGRTKNQLLNFKLLMEKLGVKTTFIDRGNDDFDSNEIKLFTMHSIKGIETKVIIMISLNEKILPFHSSNIEELKEYEEIQERKLMYVGMTRAIEELYLLSSETPSKFIGDIGYKYLQIDTDKKIRIFYNIPVDDYYFKDRLVNLHSNEEKVRQWLIKELITTYEYRLDLIDVEYPLTLGSKKYFADVVIYNKKKPYIFIETKSKEVELSDGFEQLKSYMTMEKSVEYGILTNGRDIKIYNSEFCEVSEIPDFTLDMVEETVGEEFIYSDFKREIQIPYLVIDEDTIIAEDKDGDITYNKMDLISVPKFKWVNIYTDYDDPEGQILLPKEWVDDNCNYIIENYGDSMDPLICDGDLVVIEKKTPKTNDIIAVVMEDRSVLKRYMKVGTSILLSSENEEYEPIYFNEQDINDYFVGVAVGVIK; this comes from the coding sequence ATGAATAAAGAGCAAGAAAAAATAGCATATACAAAACCCAATGGACATATGCTCATAAAAGGAATAGCAGGAAGCGGAAAAACAACGGTAGGAATATGCAGGATATCATATTTATTAAATAATTATTGTCATGATAAAGATGATAATATTTTATTTATAACATTTAACAAAACCCTGGTTAACTACGTATCTTATTTTTATAATAAGGTCGATAATATAACTCAATACAATATGCATTCATTGTTCGGCTTCCCAAAAGAAAGGGTAAAGATAACAACGGTTGACAGTTTGATGTATGGGTATTTTTTAGAGTATCAAAAAAAATCCAAGGCAGACCTGAAACTCAACCCGACCAACCATAAAAAACACGGTATTTTGAATGAATTAATAGAAAAATTAAAGAAAAAATATAATGAGGTCACTATTTTTGAAGATGGGAATACTGCTTTTTTACTGGAAGAAATAAATTGGATCAAAGCCTGCAACTATATAGATGAAGCTGAATATCAGGAAGCCAGCAGGATAGGGAGTCTGAAATTAGGGGTGACCACCCAAAAATTACCTAAAAACTCCATAGTCAGGAAGGCAATATTTGAATTGATGGAACTCTATACAGAAAATCTTTTAAGAGAAAATACCATAGACTACAATGATATGAGACTGATCGCTTTGGAGGAATTGGAGAATAAAACTAAGAAAAAATATACCCATATTTTGATAGATGAATGCCAGGATCTGTCCAAGGTACAGCTGGAATTTATAAGGGGATTATACGAGAACAAAAGTCACTCTAGTTTCACCTTTTTATTTGACAGTGCCCAGAGTATATATTCCCACTCATGGTTAGGTATGGGAGGGGAACGGACATTTGCCAGTATTGGGTTTAATATGATAGGGAAGAGTAAAACTCTCAGTAAAAATTTCAGAACCACAACCCAGATATCCAAGGCAGCCTACAGCCTCCTGAATAAAAATGAGATGATTACAGGAAATTCCGACTATGTAAAACCATACCTTATCGACAGATACGGAAACTATCCAATATTTAAGGAATTTTTATCGGAAGGAGAACAGGCGGCCTATGTAAAAAAATTATTGGATGGGAGACTTTCAAAAACTCTTAAGAGTGATATAGCTATAATTGGAAGGACTAAAAACCAACTGCTAAATTTTAAACTTCTCATGGAAAAATTGGGAGTAAAGACCACATTTATCGATCGTGGAAATGACGACTTTGATTCCAATGAGATAAAGTTATTTACCATGCACTCCATAAAGGGAATTGAAACTAAGGTAATAATAATGATCTCTTTAAATGAAAAAATACTGCCATTTCATTCATCTAATATAGAGGAATTAAAGGAATATGAGGAGATACAGGAACGTAAACTGATGTATGTGGGGATGACCAGGGCCATTGAGGAATTGTATCTGTTATCCTCTGAAACTCCCAGTAAATTCATAGGGGATATAGGATACAAATATTTGCAGATAGATACCGATAAAAAGATAAGGATATTTTATAATATCCCTGTAGATGATTATTATTTTAAAGACCGGCTGGTCAACCTTCACTCCAACGAGGAGAAGGTAAGGCAGTGGCTGATTAAAGAACTTATAACTACCTATGAGTATAGATTAGACCTCATAGATGTTGAATATCCATTGACTTTGGGATCTAAAAAATACTTTGCAGATGTAGTTATCTACAACAAGAAAAAACCATATATATTTATAGAAACAAAATCAAAGGAAGTGGAACTATCGGATGGTTTTGAACAATTGAAAAGTTATATGACTATGGAAAAATCGGTGGAATACGGGATACTGACCAATGGCCGGGATATCAAGATATATAATTCTGAATTTTGTGAGGTATCTGAAATACCTGATTTTACACTGGATATGGTAGAGGAAACTGTGGGAGAAGAATTTATATATTCTGATTTTAAAAGGGAAATACAGATACCGTATCTTGTAATCGACGAGGATACTATCATTGCAGAGGATAAAGATGGGGATATAACATATAATAAAATGGATCTGATATCGGTACCTAAGTTTAAATGGGTAAATATATATACAGATTATGATGATCCGGAAGGGCAGATATTGCTGCCTAAAGAGTGGGTCGATGATAACTGTAATTATATAATAGAAAATTATGGGGACAGTATGGATCCGTTGATCTGTGATGGTGATCTGGTGGTAATAGAGAAAAAAACTCCTAAAACCAATGATATCATAGCAGTAGTCATGGAAGACAGGTCGGTTTTAAAAAGATATATGAAGGTAGGAACATCTATATTATTATCCAGTGAAAATGAGGAGTATGAGCCTATATATTTTAATGAACAGGATATAAATGATTATTTTGTGGGAGTGGCTGTAGGAGTTATTAAATAA